The Penaeus vannamei isolate JL-2024 chromosome 42, ASM4276789v1, whole genome shotgun sequence genome includes the window TCAAGCAGGGCCGGCCTTCAGTTCCCCGTCGGTAGGATTCACCGCCTTCTGCGTAAGGGCAACTATGCTGAACGTGTAGGTGCTGGTGCCCCTGTGTACCTCGCTGCCGTTATGGAGTACTTGGCTGCTGAAGTCCTCGAGTTGGCAGGTAATGCCGCCCGTGACAACAAGAAGACCCGTATCATCCCCCGTCACTTGCAG containing:
- the LOC113815417 gene encoding histone H2A; its protein translation is MSGRGKGGKVKGKSKSRSSRAGLQFPVGRIHRLLRKGNYAERVGAGAPVYLAAVMEYLAAEVLELAGNAARDNKKTRIIPRHLQLAIRNDEELNKLLSGVTIAQGGVLPNIQAVLLPKKTEKK